The sequence ATTTAGAAACGCTGATAAATGAAGGCAAGGTTATAGAATGCGATTTAGCTGGGATGAAATTTTATAGAATTTGAAAAAAATTTCTAATTTAAGCTAAATTTAATTGACAAATAGCTAATTATTAGCTATAATTCCAACTCATTTATACGATATTCCGGATTAGCTCAGCGGTAGAGTAGTCGGCTGTTAACCGATTGGTCGCTGGTTCGAATCCAGCATCCGGAGCCAAGACCCTTTTTTACCACTTTTCTTAAACTCTTAAAAATCCTAAAAAACCCCAAAAATACGGGCTCTCAAGTAATTTAAGCTTTATTTTGTTATTATTCTTTTTCAATTGTTTTCAATCTAAAGTATATACAAAAGTATACACACGCAAAAACGAGCTTTAAGCAAGGAATATAAATGAGTTTTACAACTGATAGCCAATTAAAATCTTTAACTCTTACAGATGATAAAAAAGAACAATATGTAAAAGATGGAAGTACCAAAAATCTTTTTATATTATTGCGAGAAACTAGCAAAACTTTTATATTTAGGTATAAAATAGATGGAAGCAAGATTAAAAGCATCACTATAGGGCAATACCCATCTATATCACTAGCAGAAGCAAGACAAAAGGCTAACGAGTTTAAAGCCCTACTAGCTAAAGGGATAGACCCAAGGGACTACACAAACGAACACGAGCTAACCTTTCAAGATATAGCGGATAAATGGCTACAAGATAGAGCCAAACAAAAGCTAACCAATTATAAAGATATACAAGGGCGGTTAAATAATCATATATTACCAAAGATAGGCAATATCAAAATAAAAGATTTAAAGCGAGATAAGCTAAATAAGTGCATTTTAGAAGTAAAGCTAAAAGGAGCTGGGAAAGATGGATACGAGACTAAACAAAGAATATTTATAATTTTAAGAGATATTTTAAAATATATCACTATCCAAGGAATTATCCAAGATTATACCAGCCCACTAGCTGGGCTAAATTTTAGCGATATTTGCAAAGATAAACACGAAGTAAGCAACCATAGATTTATAAAAGACCCTACAAAGCTAAGAGAGTTTTTAACCGCTATTGATAGCTATAAAGGCAATAAATACAGCTAGGAGCCTACACAGCTTTAAGAAGCGGAACTATAAGAGCACTCAAGTGGGATTATATAGATTTTAAGCAAAATATTATCAATATCCCAGCCGAGTTAATGAAAATGAAAAAGCCCTTTATACTGCCTATCAGCTCACAAGCAAAGGCAATTTTAAAAGAGCTAGAGACCTACCGGCTAGGCCAATATCTATTTAGCATAAATTCAAAAATAATGAGCGAAAACACGCTAAACAAAGCTATAAAAATCCTAGGATTTGGAGATGAAGCCACTTTTCACGGATTTAGGGGGCTATTCTCCACCATTTGCCACGAAAACACGCAAGAACACGGGCTAACAAGTGAAGTAATAGAGCTATGCTTAGCCCATACGGATAATAACAAGGTTAGAAGCACTTACAATAAATCCGAAAGACTACAAGAGAAAGCCCAGCTAATGGAGTGGTATGGATATTATCTTAATAATTTAAAAAAAGAGCAACTATTGACAAGCTAAAAAAAATATTATAGAATTAGAATTGTAATTAAAGAGTTATAGCCAAGAGATAGGAATAAATCTAGGTTTAAGGTTTGTAATCTTATAATTACATTATAATTAAAGGGAAATATCCCACGATAATTAAATTTTTTAATGTTATGTTAAGATTTGGTTATAATTCCAATCAATACCTTAAACCGAACTTCTCCAAAAGTTTTTTTAATTGGTGGAATTATAACCTAATGGAGCTTAAACCCTGCTTAGACAATTGTTAAGTTGATTAAGCCCTTATTCTCTTATACTAACACATTAAAATCATTAATTACGGCCGGATATTCTCCTTTAAAAATCATATCTTAGGAGAACTAAATGAGTAATTTGGATAAATTCCAAAATAATGGCGGTATCGTTTTATTAGATACTAAGCAATTAAAAACCCTACTACATATCAAAGGGGACGCTACATTATGGCGTTATTTAAAAGATGGGATAATACCTCAACCAAGATTAATAGTAAGCAGGAGCAAACGCTTATGGGCTTTGGATGAGGTTTTATCTTATCTAAGCAAAAATAAAGGGGGTGAGATATGAACCCCGCTAAAAAATTAATAGCTCCCAAATTAAGGGGAAGTGATAAAAGCGCTCAAATGCTTTTAAAAGCCTTAATTGATGGCAAAAAAATCACTAATCACGAGATTAGTAAATACGCTACCAATAGCGTTAAAGATATTTTGGGCGATTTAAAGCGAGATTATGGCTTAAATTTACTTGATGAGTGGGTAAGAGACCCTAAAACGGATATCAGATATAAGAAATATTATATCAATAAATCCGGTATAGCATACGCTAGATTATTGCTTAGCTATTTTACTACAAAGAATAGAGCAATCCTTGCTAAACTCAAGATAAGAGTAAAAGCAAAGGAGCCTAAAAATGTATGAAAGAATGGGGGAAATCATCATTTACTCCCTAATATCCTTTTTATGCTCTATTTGTGCCGGATGCTGGTATTTAATCCGCCATTTATAAACTAATATAGCCCGATTTAAAGCAATATCCCAGCCCGATTTTAGACCTAAGGAGATATCCTAATATCTCTTTAGGTGTGAAATCCTTTTGTAAATCACATATAAAAGGATTTAAATGGCGTTTAGCCTTATAGAAGCGATTTATCAAAGCATAGGCGAGACAGAAGCACAAAAAGCCCTAAGCAATATAAACGCATTTAACCAGCCTAGCTCTCTTAATTGTGATAGCTTAAGATTTATAGCTACCAAAAGTTTTTATAGCAAATTTACCAAATGGTTAGCAAAATTAAATATACAAATGCACGAAACGCAAATTAACGATAAAAAGTTTAATCTATTTGACCTTTTGACTCCACAAGCTCCAAAAATAGCTTTTGAAAGCAAAATAACCAACAAGATAACACTAACCACCTATTACTCTAGCATTAGCTTTAAAAAGGCAAGACAAGCCAAAAGAACATTAAATAATTTTATTATTATAGAGCTCCACGGATTAGCACAATACAACCCACAATCAAAAATCCCAATAAAGCTAACCAACCCCATCATAAGAATTTTAAAATATATATTCAAATATTGCGATAATCTAAAGGAGCGTAAAACGCTAAATTTAGTTAGCTTTGATATAGCATTAGATTATCACGATAACGAGCCAATAACAAAAGAATACGCTATCAATAAAGCCACATATTTAGACCAAATCCACGCCAAATTCTTTAATTACCAAGGCACACTATATATACAAGAGAGCAAAGCCCCAACCGCTAAAAATATCAATAGCAACTTACAAAAAATTATAATTTATAGCAAAACAACAAAAAACGCCCTACCCTATCCGCTCAACCGCTTTGAACTAAGATTTTTAATAAATGACTAAAGATAAGTGACTAAAACCAATAGTAGCCAGTAAAGCTATAGAACCTAATTCACCCAGCTTTAAAGGGTTTAGCAAAATACCACGCCCTTTAAACTCCAAACCCTAAACGCCAATTTAAGTGATAATTGTTACCAAAATCCCACCTATGCCAATCATTAATTATTCTTAAATAAAAAATTAATTAATCATCAATATTTTTTTAATAGTGTGAAAGGAATTGAAATGAGTGTCCGCACCATTTCGGGGTTTTTGTAACTTTACAAAATGGGCTTAAAGCACTATACGCACGAGCGGGGGCGGTATTTGGCTTTTTAGCTCTCTAATGGAGATAAGAATAAATTATAAATTCTCTACCAATTTTATTTACTTTTCTATCCCCATAAATAGAGAGTTTAGAGAATATAGGCTATATAATCGGGGCTTTTTTGTTGCCTAAACAACATTACAAACCACACTACAACCCACCTTAATATCTATAAAATCTTATAATTATTTAGCTTATACTTATATTAAAGCAACACTATACTAAATTAGCAATCATATCTAAATCCTATATGGGCTAAGTCAGAATTACCCCATAGTCTAACCAGCTAATTTACTATTTAAGCATTTTTAGATATAATATCGCTATTCAAATTAGCTTTTAATATCAAAGCTATTTTTAACCATAGGGATAAAGCTACCTAGACAAAGCCTAGAGAGCTTATTAAAGCGTGTAAATCAGATTTACACCCTTTACAAAGTCAAAGCTCCCTAATTTTAACTTAGATAGCTTATTTAATGGGTATGAGTTCAATTCACACCCTTTACAAAGTCAAAGCTCTCCACGCATAAAGTGGATAGCCAAAATACAAGCTAATACAATCTAATCTAATCAGCCAAAAAAGATAAAATCTAAAGCAAAATAAAAGGGGTGATTTTATCAAAGTATATACAAAAGTATACACACGCAAACCTTAAGACCTTTAGCAAATAGCGGTATAATAGATATTAGAGCCCTTTTCTAATTGCTCCAGCATCCGGAGCCACTTATCTCTTGAATATCCATATATTAATCAATTATCAGTTTTAATAAATATCAATTAACTAATATATAGCTTTAATTAATTCTATACAATGACTAAACAAGATACACTTTGCTATTTGATAATATTAATTTTTTAGAGTTTATAAATTTTATCTAGATAGGATTTATAAACTCCTTTTAGCAATAAGCTATGCTTCATTTGGCTAAAGTATTTAATTTAGATTTTGTATGCAATATTTTCTTTAGCTTTTCGTTCAATACAAAACACTATTCTTCTGTTGTACTCATATTCTTGGAATTTATCATATCTATAGTTTTAATATTTTATGCTCTTTAATTATTAATTGGCTCACTATTTTAATTAAGCTAATATACTAATGATTTATAAATCTAAAAATCAAAGTATATATCAATAACAAAAATTCTCACCAGATGAATAACATTCATAGCTATCTATTGCCTCTTGAATCTTATTACGAGATTCACTTACTACACACTTTGTATATCTCTCTAAATCTTTAATATAATCTTCTACATCATCTCTACAGGAATTTTTAAATGTTTTAAAAGATGTCGATGAACCAATACATATAGGTTTCATTGGCTCTCTACAATAACTATATAAAGTAGATACTAAAACTAAAGAAACAAAAATATATCTAAACATATTACGCTCCAAAATAAACATATAATAAAATAAAAAATAGATTCTACAATAAAAGAACTTATATAGAAATTACCTCTTAGGCTAAATCAAAAGTTAAAGAATAAGCTAAACATAAGAGTTCTTAATATTTTACATAGTTATAAACTATGTAATAATCTTTTGCATTGTTTTAATTAGCACAGTTTACTTTATTAATATTATTTTTTTTAACTAATCTAATCGTTTTATTGCTTATATTTACTTAATTTTTATCTATTTTATATCCTTAGCAAATGTGATAATAAACTCACTTCCTATATCTTTTTGGCTTTTTAGCTTTACTTTGGCGTGGTGCATATTTAAAACTGATTTAACTATTGATAGTCCTAATCCTGTGCCACCTACTTTTTTGCTATAACTTTTATCCACGAAATAAAATCTCTCAAATATCCGCTCTTGTGAGCTTGGCTCAATTCCTATGCCACTATCTTTGATACTAAGTTCTACACAATCTTTTAAATTTTTTATCTTGATTTTGACATATCCGCCTGGGTGATTGTATTTAATAGCGTTATCGCATAGATTGAAAATAGCGTGTTCTAATAGCTCCTTTGAGCCGTGTATATAGGCCTCTTCAAGCTCAAATTTAAACTCAATATCATATTTTTTAGCTACGCTTTTTAAGTTAGAATAGACTTTTAAGAGTAGATTTTTAAGCTCTACTTTGGCAAATGGGATATTCTTAGTGCTAGATTCATCTAAAAATGATAATTTCAAAATATCTTCTATTAGGTGTAATAATCTTTTAGATTCATTATAAATTGTATCTATAAAATGCGGGATATCATCACTTTTTACAAGATTATTTCTAATCATCTCGGCATTTCCCATTATAGAAGTTAGCGGAGTTTTAAGCTCGTGAGTTACATTAGCGCTAAATTCTTTGCTTAAATTTTGGTTTCGCTTAAACTCTGTGATATCGCAAATAACGATAATTAGCCCTTTAAATTTGCCTTTTTGCGAAAAAATCGGCGAAAAGACAATCTCACACTCCACCAAAGTCTCTTGCATAAACACTATCTGCTCTCTTATCTCGCAAGATATCTTGCCATCTTTGAAATCTCTTAAATTTTGTAATAAAAGCTTTAAAAATAAATCATTTTGAATTTGAGATATATTAGTATGTTTGGCTAAATTAGCAAAGTATTTTTGAGCGCTTGGATTGATGCTTAGTATCTCGCCGGAGCGATTGATGATGATAATGCCATCTTTCATACCTTTGGTTAGGGATTGTAGCTCTTGTCTTTTTTGTTTTAGATGCTTAAATTGGCTTTTGATAATTTTGTTTTGTTTTTTGAGAGTTTCTATCAAAACTCTAAGCTCTGGATATGGTAGATTGCTATCTAAATTTTTTAAATCAATGCCTTGAATCGGGCGTAAGATTATATGCGTAAGGTATTTAGCTAATAAAAATGAAAATATCAGCACCGCTATAATCTCAGCAATGATATAAGGGATAAAGCTCATAAATATCGCATATAGATAATCTTGTTCTTTTGAAATTCTTAAAACAAATTCCCCTTTTTCATTAGAGATTTTAAGCCCATAATATAAATTTCGCTTTAAAAGCGTATTAGAATAGCGTATATTTGTGGATTCTCCATCTTCTATCGCATCTTTAAACTCGGCTCTATTGCTGTGATTATCCAAATTTAGATTATTTACTAAATTATCATATATCACAACTCCATTTTGGTCAATTATACTAATTCTATAAGTCTCATCTAGGTCTTTTAAGCTTTGTATAGAGCCATTTTGGATAGATGATAAAACCTCACTTTTAATGCTATAAGCATAATTTTTTAATCTATCAAAAAGCTCATTTTTAAGCACAGATTCTATAGAAAATATCAAAAATATATTGATAAATAAAGCTAGTGCTAATGTAGAAAAAATAATGAAATAAAATACCCTTTTTTGCATTCTACTCTCTTACTAACTTATAGCCAACTCCGTGAATTGTCCTAATCATATCTGACATATTGCCAAGCTTTTTTCTTAGAGTTTTAATATGCATATCTATCGTTCTACTCTCTTTATCATAGCTATAGCCCCATATCATCTCTAAAAGCATATCACGGCTAAAAACTTGATTTGGATTTTGTAATAAAAATCCAAGTAATTCAAATTCTTTTAAGGTTAATTCCAAAGGCTTGCCATTAACTTTAACAATATGATTTTTATATGAAAACTCCAACCCATTAAAGCTTATATCGCTATTTGGCTCTTCTTTGGCTTTGCGTCTAAAAATCACCCTAATACGAGCCAAAAGTTCCATCACTCCAAAAGGTTTTGCGATATAGTCATCAGCACCTAGATCAAGGCCTTTGACCTTATTTATCTCACTATCAAGAGCTGTAAGCATCAAAACGCAAATATCTTTATATTTAGCACTATTTTTAAGATCTTTTAAAATCTCAAATCCATCGCCATCGGGGAGCATAACATCCAAAACCAAAATTTGAGGAATTTCATCTTTTAAGGCTTTATAAAAATCCTTAGCTAGACTAAAGCCTTTTACTGGGATATTTTGGGATTTTAAAGCATAGCAAATAAGATCTAAAATCGCCCCTTCATCTTCTAAGACATAGATCACTTAAATTCCTTTAAATTTGCCAAATTATAGCAAACTTACCCAAATTTCCCCATAACATAATCTTGAGTTTTTTGGTTTTTTGGTTTATTAAATATCTTTTTTGTATCATCGTATTCGATCACTTCGCCCATCAAGAAAAACGCCGTTTTATCCGAAATTCTGTGAGCTTGTTGCATATTGTGAGTTACTATTATGATTGTATAATCTTTTTTGAGTTTTAAGACTAACTCCTCTATTTTGGCCGTAGATATAGGATCAAGTGCGCTAGTTGGCTCATCCATTAAGATAACTTCTGGATCTACAGCTAAGGTTCTAGCGATACATAATCTTTGTTGCTGGCCGCCACTAAGCCCTAAAGCCGAGCTATATAATCTATCTTTTAAATCATCCCACAAAGCAGCGTCTTTTAAGCTCTTTTCTACTATGCTATCTAGGGTATCTTTGTCTTTTATGCCATGAGTCTTAGGGCCAAAAGTGATATTATCATATATACTCATAGCAAATGGATTTGGCTTTTGAAATACCATCCCTACACGCTTTCTAAGCAAATTTATATCATAATCTTTGCTATAAATATCCCTATCATGAAACAATATCTCCCCTTCAATCTTACAACCTTCTACTAGATCATTCATACGATTAAGGGTTTTGATAAATGTAGATTTACCACAACCACTAGGGCCGATAAAGGCCGTAACTTCGCCTTTGGTAATCTCCATATTGATATTTTTTAATGCGTGAAATGCCCCATAATGTAAATTTAGTTTATTAATATCAAAGCACTTTTTCATCAACTATCCTTTAAAATCTTTTTAGCTACAAAATTTGAGATAAAATTCATAAAAAATACAATAACAATAAGCACCATCGCCGTGCTATAAGCTTCATTTATGTGAAGACCTTCGCTAGATATAGCATACATATGAACGCTTAGAGTCCGCCCAGAATCCAATGCCCCAGCGATTTGCGCTACACTTCCAGAGGTATAAAGTAGCGCCGCACTCTCACCAACTATCCTACCAATACTTAGGATAACACCGGCCAATATCCCAGCTGTGGCGCTAGGCAAGATGATAGCAAATATAGTGCGAAGTTTGCTAGCCCCAAGAGCCAAAGATGCCTCTTTATAACCCATTGGGACAGATTTTAGAGCCTCTTCGCTACTTCTTAAAATCAAAGGCAAAATCATAATACTAAGAGTCAAAACCCCTGCTATAAAGCTAGTTTTAAATCCAAAATATATAACAAAAGCAAGATAACCAAATAACCCATACACAATACTTGGAATTCCCACCAAAGTATCAGAAGTAACCCTAATGAGATTTAAAATTTTGCTATCTTTTTTGCTATATTCATTTAGATAAATCGCCCCAAAAATCCCAAGTGGCATAGCAATAGCCAAAGAGCAAATAACCATATTTATAGTATTTATAAGTGCTGGCATTAAAGAGACATTTGTGCTAT is a genomic window of Campylobacter devanensis containing:
- a CDS encoding tyrosine-type recombinase/integrase; the protein is MSFTTDSQLKSLTLTDDKKEQYVKDGSTKNLFILLRETSKTFIFRYKIDGSKIKSITIGQYPSISLAEARQKANEFKALLAKGIDPRDYTNEHELTFQDIADKWLQDRAKQKLTNYKDIQGRLNNHILPKIGNIKIKDLKRDKLNKCILEVKLKGAGKDGYETKQRIFIILRDILKYITIQGIIQDYTSPLAGLNFSDICKDKHEVSNHRFIKDPTKLREFLTAIDSYKGNKYS
- a CDS encoding tyrosine-type recombinase/integrase, which codes for MDFKQNIINIPAELMKMKKPFILPISSQAKAILKELETYRLGQYLFSINSKIMSENTLNKAIKILGFGDEATFHGFRGLFSTICHENTQEHGLTSEVIELCLAHTDNNKVRSTYNKSERLQEKAQLMEWYGYYLNNLKKEQLLTS
- a CDS encoding helix-turn-helix transcriptional regulator: MSNLDKFQNNGGIVLLDTKQLKTLLHIKGDATLWRYLKDGIIPQPRLIVSRSKRLWALDEVLSYLSKNKGGEI
- a CDS encoding glycoside hydrolase family protein, with protein sequence MNPAKKLIAPKLRGSDKSAQMLLKALIDGKKITNHEISKYATNSVKDILGDLKRDYGLNLLDEWVRDPKTDIRYKKYYINKSGIAYARLLLSYFTTKNRAILAKLKIRVKAKEPKNV
- a CDS encoding sensor histidine kinase, coding for MQKRVFYFIIFSTLALALFINIFLIFSIESVLKNELFDRLKNYAYSIKSEVLSSIQNGSIQSLKDLDETYRISIIDQNGVVIYDNLVNNLNLDNHSNRAEFKDAIEDGESTNIRYSNTLLKRNLYYGLKISNEKGEFVLRISKEQDYLYAIFMSFIPYIIAEIIAVLIFSFLLAKYLTHIILRPIQGIDLKNLDSNLPYPELRVLIETLKKQNKIIKSQFKHLKQKRQELQSLTKGMKDGIIIINRSGEILSINPSAQKYFANLAKHTNISQIQNDLFLKLLLQNLRDFKDGKISCEIREQIVFMQETLVECEIVFSPIFSQKGKFKGLIIVICDITEFKRNQNLSKEFSANVTHELKTPLTSIMGNAEMIRNNLVKSDDIPHFIDTIYNESKRLLHLIEDILKLSFLDESSTKNIPFAKVELKNLLLKVYSNLKSVAKKYDIEFKFELEEAYIHGSKELLEHAIFNLCDNAIKYNHPGGYVKIKIKNLKDCVELSIKDSGIGIEPSSQERIFERFYFVDKSYSKKVGGTGLGLSIVKSVLNMHHAKVKLKSQKDIGSEFIITFAKDIK
- a CDS encoding response regulator transcription factor; translation: MIYVLEDEGAILDLICYALKSQNIPVKGFSLAKDFYKALKDEIPQILVLDVMLPDGDGFEILKDLKNSAKYKDICVLMLTALDSEINKVKGLDLGADDYIAKPFGVMELLARIRVIFRRKAKEEPNSDISFNGLEFSYKNHIVKVNGKPLELTLKEFELLGFLLQNPNQVFSRDMLLEMIWGYSYDKESRTIDMHIKTLRKKLGNMSDMIRTIHGVGYKLVRE
- the pstB gene encoding phosphate ABC transporter ATP-binding protein PstB; translated protein: MKKCFDINKLNLHYGAFHALKNINMEITKGEVTAFIGPSGCGKSTFIKTLNRMNDLVEGCKIEGEILFHDRDIYSKDYDINLLRKRVGMVFQKPNPFAMSIYDNITFGPKTHGIKDKDTLDSIVEKSLKDAALWDDLKDRLYSSALGLSGGQQQRLCIARTLAVDPEVILMDEPTSALDPISTAKIEELVLKLKKDYTIIIVTHNMQQAHRISDKTAFFLMGEVIEYDDTKKIFNKPKNQKTQDYVMGKFG
- the pstA gene encoding phosphate ABC transporter permease PstA, with the translated sequence MSRDYLSIFLSFLLKFSIFSVLFVFFGITLFIFIKGIIYISPSLFEWEYNSTNVSLMPALINTINMVICSLAIAMPLGIFGAIYLNEYSKKDSKILNLIRVTSDTLVGIPSIVYGLFGYLAFVIYFGFKTSFIAGVLTLSIMILPLILRSSEEALKSVPMGYKEASLALGASKLRTIFAIILPSATAGILAGVILSIGRIVGESAALLYTSGSVAQIAGALDSGRTLSVHMYAISSEGLHINEAYSTAMVLIVIVFFMNFISNFVAKKILKDS